In the Pecten maximus chromosome 5, xPecMax1.1, whole genome shotgun sequence genome, AACAAACAAATGTGTAGATAGACAGCAGGcctgaaacaaacaaacaactgGGCAGATAGACAGCAGGCCTGAAACAGACAAATGTGTAGATAGACATCAGGCCTGAAACAAACAAATGTGTAGATAGACAGCAGGCCTGAAACAAACAAATGTGTAGATAGACAGCAGGcctgaaacaaacaaacaactgtatactggaaatatctgtaatatcaccaacgtaaacaaacaaataactGTGTACAACTGTATACTGGAAATATCTGTAATATCACCAaggtaaacaaacaaattactGTGTACAACTGTGTACttgaaatatctgtaatatcacccacgtaaacaaacaaattactGTGTACAACTGTATACTGGAAATATCTGTAATATCACCAaggtaaacaaacaaattactGTGTACAACTGTATACTGGAAATATCTGTAATATCACCAacgtaaacaaacaaattactGTGTACAACTGTATACTGGAAATATCTGTAATATCACCAaggtaaacaaacaaattactGTGTACAACTGTGTACTGGAAATATCTGTAATATCACCAacgtaaacaaacaaataactGTGTACAACTGTATACTGGAAATATCTGTAATATCACCAacgtaaacaaacaaattactGTGTACAACTGTATACTGGAAATATCTGTAATATCACCAacgtaaacaaacaaataactGTGTACAACTGTATACTGGAAATATCTGTAATATCACCAaggtaaacaaacaaattactGTGTACAACTGTGTACttgaaatatctgtaatatcaccaacgtaaacaaacaaattacGGTGTACAACTGTATACTGGAAATATCTGTAATATCACCAacgtaaacaaacaaattactGTGTACAACTGTGTACTTGAAATATCTAATGTATCACCAATGTAATTTACACACCCTAAAAATCAACTCAACAGTTTTTACAACTGTTGTTTTTAACCAAAAATTTAGCAAAATTACATGAATTTTGAGTCCAAAATTTGCCAGGTCGGACCATTCAAACCAGCCTTGGAGTGGAATTATCAACAACAAATTAATAGATAATTACTGATTCCCTGCGAGTGTAGTCTtgtataaacaaacaattattaCCTGGTAAGCCTTCACTGCTAGCTGCATCGAGTACGGTAGACAATAATTACGGTCACAGCaaatttctactttcactttcatcTTTTAAGAAATTATGTCAAACAGAAACTATCTTATGTAACATCAGTAGTGTAACTTTGCTCTCATAAACACCAGTACAAGTATTCCCAACGTGTTCTCATCACATGACAGTCACATGATCCGCAGTCAATGCACGGTCATGATCTGCTTTTTATATACAGTCCAAAAACTCACATTTGAACAAAAATTTCTGCGGAATGTGATGCAAGAAAATGCAAGGGGTAATGTGTTTTCTATATGAATGTAATTAAGGTATGATCTATTGAAATTTCAAACAGTCTGACAAAATCTTTATGAGTCTTACGACATCAGCGCTTACAATCAACAATTTGCGGCACCATGCTGCAAAACGCCAAAATGAATTCAGTGGAAATCTTTTATATCTATTAACacgaaaacaaaacacattcaTATAATGTTATCCACTTGTCAGCAGCCAGTTACGACCCAAGCCATGATCAACACAGGTAAGGTGATTCAACctctgttgttttctgattgagAGTGCAGGTGTGTTGGTGATCTCAGACAGAGGCCATTGTGTCAAGCGTTGATTAGGGATGCTAAGAATGTCCAGGTGTCAAATACAACAACTTACCTGGGGCTACAacttatagaaataattctaaTTGTTCATGTTGGACTTTTGTAAACTGTCATGGCAACCAAAGCTGATATGAAGGAAAAAAACTTGAATGATCTCTAGCTCTGAACCAATGTAATCTACCCAACCCAGAAAACAGTGACTGCCATGTGCTCAGAAAACAGTGACTGCCATGTACACAGAAAACAGTGACTGCCATGTACTCAGAAAACAGTGACTGCCATGTACTCAGAAAACAGTGACTGCCATGTACACAGAAAACAGTGACTGCCATGTACTCAGAAAACAGTGACTGCCATGTACACAGAAAACAGTGACTGCCATGTACTCAGAAAACAGTGACTGTCATGTACTCAGAAAACAGTGACTGCCATGTACACAGAAAACAGTGACTGCCATGTACTCAGAAAACAGTGACTGCCATGTACTCAGAAAACAGTGACTGCCATGTACTCAGAAAACAGTGACTGCCATGTACTCAGAAAACAGTGAGTCATGTGCTCAGAAAACAGTGACTGCCATGTACACAGAAAACAGTGACTGCCATGTACTCAGAAAACAGTGACTGCCATGTGCTCAGAAAACAGTGACTGCCATGTACACAGAAAACAGTGACTGCCATGTGCTCAGAAAACAGTGACTGCCATGTACACAGAAAACAGTGACTGCCATGTACTCAGAAAACAGTGACAGTCATGTACTCAGAAAAGCATCTCATGCAAAGGATCGACCCAGCAGCCGCACTTCCATCAGAGACAACGATATTAGaatgagtacggaaagagttaacaTGTTCACAGAGATTATTTTTTTGTGACggacatatatacaaacatcacaaaaataaaattctcaTAAATATTTGCTGGTTTAAAGTAGTTTATCAGCTTAATGTTTCCTACAATGACATCAAGATAATTATTTACACTTACTTGGTAAAGTTGTGTCTAGAGAAGATATAGGTGGAGTTGATCACTTTATCTCCGAGCTCCATACACCCTGCCGGCGTTATCAGAATCTCACCATCAGGGGAAAATGTCAATCTCCGAAAGAAAGAGCGCATAGTATCGTCGTGAAACATCCTGAAAGACTTGGGTTTCTCTGGTTTAGCGTCCGATTTAATTTCCGTGTCTTCTTCTTTCGGAGGTTGTGGAAGGGTCATCTTGGAGACGCTTTGTACACAGTTCTTATTGGAGATGCTGTATATACGACAGGACCTAAAAGTAAAGGGAAACTAATTATGTTAACACAAGTGTTTATAGTGATTCTATTTATATCTCTACATCATTTCAATGTTTTTCTAAAGGtattggggccgcggtggccgagtggttaaggtgtcccgacactttatcactagccctccacctctgggttgcgagttcaaaacctacgtggggcagttgccaggtactgaccgtaggccagtggtttttctctgagtacttcggctttcctccaccttccaaaacctggcacgtccttaaatgaccctggctgttaataggacattaaacaaaaacaaaccaaaacaaaccaaatctaaAGATATTATTCTGATTTGCTCCAGAACATTTTGTTCCTTAGCAATAAAATTATCTTGTCAGTTATAAAGCAAATTGATTTCAGCAACCATGATTTTCTTTAATCATAAGGTTTTTCCGatgtttaaaattttgttcTTCAACTGAATTTGGATGACTTGTTTTACTCTGCGATGGTTTGCCCTCTACCAATCGCAGAGTGAAGTCGTACGACTTGTTTTAGACTACCACGTATCCAGATTGGTTTGACCTCTATCCATCGCAGAATGAAGACGGATGACTTGTTTCAGACTCACGTATCCTGATTGGTTTGCCCTCTATCCATCGCAGAGTGAAGACGGATGACTTGTTTTAGACTCCCACGTATCCAGATTGGTTATCCATCACAGAGAGAAGACGGATTATGTTTTAGAATCTCAAGTATCCAGATTGGTTATCCATCAGTGAAGTCGGATGACTTGTTTTAGACTCCCACGTATCCCGATTGGTTTGCCCTCTATCCATCGCAGAATGAAGACGGATGACTTGTTTCAGACTCACGTATCCCGATTGGCTTGCCCTCTATCCATCGCAGAGTGAAGACGGATGACTTGTTTTAGACTCCCACGTATTCAGATTGGTTATCCATCACAGAGAGAAGACGGATTACATGTTTTAGACTCTCAAGTATCCAGATTGGTTATCCATCAGTGAAGTCGGATGACTTGTTTTAGACTACCACGTATCCAGATTGGTTTGCCCTCTATCCGTCGCAGAGTGAAGACGGTTGACTTGTTTTAGACTCCCACGTATCCAGATTGGTTATCCATCACAGAGAGAAGACGGATTATGTTTTAGACTCTCAAGTATCCAGATTGGTTATCCATCAGTGAAGTCGGATGACTTGTTTTAGACTACCACGTATCCCGATTGGCTTGCCCTCTATCCATCGCAGAGTGAAGAAGGATGACTTGTTATAAGACTCCCACGTATCCAAATTGGTTTGCCCTCTATCCATCGCAGAATGAAGACGGATGACTTGTTTTAGACTCCCATGTATCCAGATTGGTTATCCATCACAGAGAGAAGATGGATTACATGTTTTAGACTCTCAAGTATCCAGATTGATTATCCATAAGTGAAGTCTGATGACTTGTTTTAGACTCCCACGTATCCCGATTGGTTTGTCCTCTATATATCACAGAGTGAAGTTGTACGACTTGGTTTAGACTCCCACGTATCCAGATTGGTGCATCCGCTATCAGTTAAATTTGTATCATTTTCCTTTAGTAAGTCCATATGATTGATGAACCTGAGTTGCTCAGAAAATAAGGACAGATTTAATGATTTGATGTTGCTTCGAGACGAGACCTGTATCAACATTTGATGTTGCTTTGAGACGAGGCCTGTATCAACATTTATTGTTGCTTTGAGACGAGGCCTGTATCAacatttgatgttgttttgagACGAGGCCTGTATCAACATTTAATGTTGTTTTGAGACGAGGCCTGTATCAacatttgatgttgttttgagACGAGACCTGTATCAacatttgatgttgttttgagACGAGACCTGTATCAATATTTAATGTTGCTTTGAGACGAGACCTGTATCAATATTTAATGTTGCTTTGAGACGAGGCCTGTATCAATTTTTGAAGGTCTGTCAAGATTTGTGcctaaaatatcacatttaaatcaCTGACAAAGAAGCCTGCTTAAAAGAACAGGTCCCAGTTCTTGAGGGCCTCTAAATACAGAGTTATGCTCGTTAGTTTAATAGAGTTATAAGCTCATTAGTTTGACACCAAACTTGCTGGTTAAAGGTTATGGACTGCTTGCAATTATATTTACTTTGTTTAATAAGCATCATACCTGTCTGTACATAAGGTTGCCACAAACTCGTTCttggggtcaaaggtcacacccTGCACAAAACTCTTGTGTTCATTGAACATGGCCAGCTTCTGGTCTGAAAAGCAGGATTACAACGTTACAATTAACTTCCCATGTACAATAGAATGGTTTGGTATTTCTTAATAACATTTTGATcagaataaagaaataaaatttaactCATATCACAAATTGTAAGAAACCATCACAGTAAAATATTGTATCttcaatccccccccccccccccccccttcccccaaacATTACTACATTATGATCAGTTTAAAACAGATATGTGTACAATACATACACCCATGACCTTTCTTGGGTTTGCTGATGAGCTGAAGTGTTTAATAAAAATTCTATAAAGAGGTCCAGATATTTAAGAAATTGAAAAGGATAAATGgtatacaaattaaatattttgaatataatgATAAAGAGGTCCCTTACTTTAACAAAGTAATATTTTGGTTGTCTCAGAACCTTGTGGGTTATCAAAGTCACCTTGGGAAAGGTTTATTAATTAATCAGGGTTTAAACATCATTTGACctatttacataattttaacaatttattaactGCACCAACACCTTACCTGTGACACTATGGTGTCGTCCTTTATAATGGCTTACCTTTCACAAGATCCCAGAGTATAGCACTGTTGTCCACTGACCCAGATATCATATACTTGCCATCTGATGACCAGCTCAAATCATAGATATCTTCAAGGTGACCCCTGTAggttataaatatttcaaatataattaGTTATTGTATTGTTGAGATGAAATAGGTATTAAAGTGTAACACAGACCGATGATTTAAGATAAAAAATTCCATACGACCATAGTTATAGAAACTTCAGGATTACTGACAAAACTTTCTGGTTACCTAAGAACCTTGTGGGTAACTAGAAACACTTTCCGGTTACCTTAGAACCTTGTGGGTAACTAGAGAAACATTCTGGTTACCTTAGAACCTTGTGGGTGACTAGACAAACTTTCTCGTTACCTTAGAACCTTGAGGATTACTAACTAAGCTTTCCGGTTACCTTAGAACCTTGTGGGTAACTAGAGAAACTTTCTGGTTACCTTAGAATCTTGTTGGTGACTAGACAAACATTCTGGTTACCTTAGAACCTTGTGGGTAACTAGACAAACATCCTGGTTACCTTAGAACCTTGTGGGTAACTAGAGAAACATTCTGGTTACCTTAGAACCTTGTGGGTGACTAGACAAACATTCTGGTTACCTTAGAACCTTGAGGATTACTAACTAAGCTTTCCGGTTACCTTAGAACCTTGTGGGTAACTAGAGAAACTTTCCGGTTACCTTAGAACCTTGTGGGTAACTAGACAAACATTCTGGTTACCTTAGAACCTTGTGGGTGACTAGACAAACTTTCTCATTACCTTAGAACCTTGAGGATTACTAACTAAGCTTTCCGGTTACCTTAGAACCTTGTGGGTAACTAGAGAAACTTTCCGGTTACCTTAGAACCTTGTGGGTAACTAGACAAACATTCTGGTTACCTTAGAACCTTGTGGGTGACTAGACAAACATTCTGGTTACCTTAGAACCTTGTGGGTAACTAGACAAACATTCTGGTTACCTTAGAACCTTGTGGGTAACTAGAGAAACTTTCCGGTTACCTTAGAACCTTGTGGGTAACTAGACAAACATTCTGGTTACCTTAGAACCTTGTAGGTGACTAGACAAACATTCTGGTTACCTTAGAACCTTGAGGATTACTAACTAAGCTTTCCGGTTACCTTAGAACCTTGTGGGTAACTAGACAAACATTCTGGTTACCTTAGAACCTTGTGGGTGACTAGAGAAACTTTCTTGTTACCTTAGAGCCTTGTGGGTAACTAGACAAACATTCTGGTTACCTTAGAACCTTGTGGGTAACTAGACAAACATTCTGGTTACCTTAGAACCTTGTGGGTAACTAGACAAACATTCTGGTTACCTTAGAACCTTGTGGGTAACTAGACAAACTTTCTTGTTACCTTAGAACCTTGTGGGTAACTAGACAAACATTCTGGTTACCTTAGAACCTTGTGGGTAACTAGACAAACATTCTGGTTACCTTAGAACCTTGTGGGTAACTAGACAAACATTCTGGTTACCTTAGAACCTTGTGGGTAACTAGACAAACTTTCTTGTTACCTTAGAACCTTGTGGGTAACTAGACAAACATTCTGGTTACCTTAGAACCTTGTGGGTAACTAGACAAACATTCTGGTTACCTTAGAACCTTGTGGGTAACTAGACAAACATTCTGGTTACCTTAGAACCTTGTGGGTGACCCAACTCTCCTTATTGTCCTCTTCCTCTTCCTGGAAGATACTGTTGGCCGGAGTGGACTGGTCACTCAGCTTCCAGAATATTATCACAGCATCTGAAATATATCGCCAGATTTTAACCTGGATGTGGCAAGTGTGACAAGTTGctacatatttgtttttattagtTGTTATTCTTATTTGGATTTTAAATCCTATGGTTATTGTAATATAAGGCAATGTTAATATTCAATTTGGTTATCAATGGATATTTTCTGTGGTAATTGTGTGGTAATATTCAATGGGGCATATTCTTTGGTAATATTCAATGTTGTTATTAAATGgatattgtctgtggtaatTGTAAGGTAATATTCAATGTGTATCTTCTGTGGTAATATTCAATGTGTATCTTCTGTGGTAATATTCAATGTGTATCTTCTGTGGTAATATTCAATGTGGTTATTCAATGTGTATCTTCTGTGATAATATTCAATGTGTATCTTCTGTGGTAATATTCAATGTGTATCTTCTGTGGTAATATTCAATGTGGTATCTTCTGTGGTAATATTCAATGTGATAATATTCAATGTGTATCTTCTGTGATAATATTCAATGTGAATCTTCTGTGGTAATATTCAATGTGGTTATTCAATGTGTATCTTCTGTGGTAATATTCAATGTGTATCTTCTGTGGTAATATTCAATGTGTATCTTCTGTGGTAATATTCAATATGTAACTTGTGGTAATATTCAATGTggttatgtaataaatatcttCTGTACATATGTTCATTGCTGGCAAGCTTATCAGAATGGTTTGTTCCATAAATcacatacatagagaaaaacTCCCATGCGTGGATATATGACACAACTAACCTAATCATTATAACTAACAGTGATTTTTGGGACTCGGGAGTCCTGGACTGGGATTCAATACCCACTCTCCTACTATCAATAATTGTTGACTCATCTAAGTTTGGAAACAGAGGTCTGGACTGGGATTCCATACCCGGTCTCCTACTCTTAATAATTGGAACTCATCAAAAGTTTGGAAACAGAGTTCTGGACTTACCTGAAAACATACTAAAAATTACTGGGTATTAAATATGTCTTTTTTATTAGCTTCATGTGACTAGTCTACCTACCATCTCCGGCAGATGCCAGCATCTCGCCtgaaatagaaaacaaatcAACCGTGTCCAAGATACATACCACCTCATACACAAAACAAATCAACCGTGTCCAAGATACAtatgtagtgaactaggaaagttttatatgttatgcgttcaaagttacctagagtagttaaagtTAAAACTATATGCTATAGTCATCCAAATCTAtgcgagttgcttcccttagataAGTAGTTAATCAACCCGTTTAACCAAACGGTAGCACCTGAAAGTCAGTCATGGATATGTTgcacacggtccgtgggaccagtggtcagtgcctagggcttTAATTAGAAATGACGTTATAGGGGTTTAGAGACGCCCATATTTCGGGGTAAAGGTCAGGATTGCTCAATTGACCACATCgtcaaaataatacatattaattaactcgcaggggatataaaaagacttgcgcgttttgcatAAGCAGTTCTCCAGTAGTTTTCAGTCTAAACAGACTTAGTGCTgtttggatgtacatatttaggatgtaaatatgtagacttagatttgtttaaatgtgtgtgaactgttaagtgtgaatgcgccggcgatagtgtggaagatggatgaaacttcattggattatattgtaccttcgggattttcctgtggattaataaatataagtgaACTTTATATCctgtgttgaattatgtttatcgcACCAAAACCATCccaaatacacaaaacaaatcAACCGTGTCAGAGATACATCTCACGTCAAACAGACCTTTTTCAGAACATTAATTAGAGTTTCACAttgttataaatacatacatttacagGAGAGATCAACATTCTTAGAACTAGAACTGTTGCCAGGATGGCTTCAGGACTAATACCCCCGGAATCtacacgagtcaatggtgaattggaactgttaattagagactaactaagataacccagtaataaagtgaccagttgccatagaaaccataattttgagaaaaagaaagtgagatgcacatctgcacatggtcctctatatttgtgtgaagtttcattgaaatcggcccttcggttcaggaggagttgtccggacaaacttaaagttatggttcttatcagaaaacctgtttatagtgaccagttgccataacaaccagtggcatgcacatctacacatggtcctctatatttgtgtgaagtttcattgaaatcggcccttcgggttaaggagttgtccggacaaacttaaagttatggttcttatcagaaaacctgtttatagtgaccagttgccatagcaaccataattttgagaaaaagaaagtgacatgcacatctacacatgatcattaatatttgtgtgaagtttcattgaaatcagcccttcggtttaggaggagttgtccggacaaaatgtgtctacagacggacggacggacggacagacaacctgattccagtatacccccctaacttccttgcgggggtataattacTATTTTGATAACTTATTCACACAGGAAAATTATTAGTACAAGTAATGATAACAGTACCATCTGGAGAAAATCGGCAAACATTAACAGCCTTTGTGTGGCGCTTTAAGTTAGAGAGGAACTCAACATTTCCTTTTCCATCTTCTCCAACTGTAACTTGCCAAATCTGAAAAATATGAACAATTTCAAAGTGAAACGTATATTTCCATTTTATAATGATTGCCTTCCAATTCATAAAGCACGCACATTTTTCAGTGTATAATTTGATTTCTGTAAATACGTACACGAACAAACTTATCCACCCCGGCTGTAGCTAATCGCTGGATTTTCTGGCCTCCTGGTTGGAAATCTACACTGTAAATCGGATCTCGTTCATGCCATGATATCTCAGGTGTGGTTACTTTCATCTGAAATTAAATCAAGTGGAATTCAATATTGCTCAGATAGAAATAGAATTCAGTGTATAGTCACGTTCCACAAACAATCCTAAAGCTGTTGTCCTCAgtttttgaacatttttcatCAGAAGCAGATgcctggatttttttttttttttctaattgttAATATTGGATTTAATAGGACATGTAATAGCAGGGCTTAATATggcgcctattttagtggccttggcgccttaaattcaccattggcaACGAGTTATTGACATGGCTATAAGGCGCCTGCTTGGCGACTAAAAAAAACTGTGTAAATTTGCGATTTGGTTAATATTCAAAGCTTGaagtcaatgctaaaatgacgTTCACAAtcgaaaaagttacagagagatgttatactgatctgaataaagatattttttttactaggCAAGGcgactaacttttccaattggcgcttagattttatgacttggtagctatagccaaataggccacctggtaaaatatccactttgagccctgaaTAGTCTCTATATCCAGTTCATATTCCTTCTCACCCTCAGTATTCACTGGCAGAACGTTAACTTTAGATATCACAAACTATCCTCAACTGTGAAATCTCCACCAGCCTCAGTATTCACTGGCAGAACCATATCACCACTGTCCTCGACTGTACAATCTCTACCAGAATCAAATCTATCCAGGACTATCAAAACTTAGTTCGgatggtaattatataaggaCATGTCTTTTTCCATGGAGGAACACCAAATGCCCAACACCTCTTGTAAAGGGAACTCAGAAGAGGTCAACGAAACCCCGACCAATCATAAAACCATACAAAGACACATTCAGCCGTTCAATGTCATACCAAAGGAGATTGAGGCTCACACAAACAACAGACCCTACTGGGAGCTAGTTGACAAACAGGAAGATATCttgaaacaaatacaattttttatcaaaatctgtaCAGTAGTAAAGATCATAGTCTAGAGGAAATACTTAATGACATTCAAGTACCTAAATTGAATGATGAGGAAACTTTTATGCTGGAGGGGGAAATTTTGTATACTGAGCTCTCAAAAGCAGGTACACTTTATTCACACACAAATGGAGGCTTTTTCGTAATCTTTTTGATCAATAGACAGAAAGAATTGATTCATGCATTTTGTCATCACCTCTGTCATATTATTTTATACCATATGCTGCCTTCTATGAAAGGGTTTTTTTCCCATGTATTATTCACCTTTTAATTATAGCTAAGCTACGTAtacagtgttcgaaagtaaaggtggtccgatggccagaggctatagaaaacctggtcggtctatgtaaaatttcaaagtgttgGCCCCATTgcctatgaaaagtttgagtcctgacatacattatgattcatgtaaacaacattccaatattttctgacaaatgatcatatgaaatcagagcttacaataGAGTTTATTTTACCCATAACagcgtgttattactggatgatgccagcgtttgcgtgacagttatgctactttcaacaatatgtttacaaaatgggtctatggaaaaatgacttgggctatgtgatttcaattttctgtagacatattgtctaaagaattttcatatatactttcatacactgAAGCTATATACAGTTTGTGTATGTAAGTGTGTGaaagttgtctttgtttctttctgtatcatgtaattactttatgtggaaaatctgaataaaaatgtcaaaagtaaaaaataaaaaatcataccCTACTGGTGATCCCTTGTACACAAATTGCAAGTCGAACTCCAACTTTGAAGAGACCAGATGACAAAGACTGACTGCTGGCAGGattttttctgagggctttttggggcctttaatgggccccattcccaattggaattacgtatacctggtatttcattttaaagcaaaattccTAAAATTTGCAGTCTACTCCTGGAAAAAATCTTTCCTAATTCACCAATTTTcatcccaaaatgagacaaaaaggccccatcccaaaccagtgagaaaaagccctggctGGCAGAGAAAAGTGTCAAGTGAACATAAAGCCGATGTCAAACATAGGACTATGCAGCCACATGCACCTTCACACACATacggtacatatatatatataaatactgatgAGTTGCCAAAGACGTTCACTGCCATCAATttcattatgatatacagtggaacttcgttaactcgaagtcgacgggaccacgaaaaaacttcgagttatccgagtgttcgaattaagtgagttatcatttttggtgaaaagtttggtcaatatttgtcaacattatataatcattataacttcgctctgtcgctcatcagtttagtgtgaagactggtcaatacatgtaaatatatacggtaaacctctgattaattcgaacacgcggatagttcgaacacacatttttttctagaaaaacagcATTTTTTAGCTAGTAGTAGTTCGAACTCTgactgtttataactgacaccatttcggatagttctaacttgtcaaatgaagaacgtaaagtaaggttttttttatcggCAAACTCaattgaaagctcgcgacgaccCGGCCCCGATGACCGgcccagaaaaaatgccaagatttaaatttgatcaacaagcacgtttaggttataagattgtatgcgtgatcattagaatgcatctgtgatttaatatttgccacatattttagctttaattcagtttttgttacattgcaaaatacaccacgcacgagacagctgattgcaaaatttaggccccgacaatgtatacataacatgcgatatttgtattcgcgctgtgtatggcaaactaagaaatcgtccgtgtattttaacatataactagtgttaacttagcattatgattattaaattgtgactggacaatctcttaagtattgccaatcaaggtattacctgaaaacctgcgacctcacgctaggtaagcaggccacgcgaggtgtcgcttgcggtaaagttgaaaggatcggccgcccgatcgtgctgagtgacgtgcagagcattcatatccagtcaaaacaatccacaggtgtcccaattagtgatggataattttgcaggtatcaactatgtttt is a window encoding:
- the LOC117326791 gene encoding chromatin assembly factor 1 subunit B-like, which gives rise to MKVTTPEISWHERDPIYSVDFQPGGQKIQRLATAGVDKFVRIWQVTVGEDGKGNVEFLSNLKRHTKAVNVCRFSPDGEMLASAGDDAVIIFWKLSDQSTPANSIFQEEEEDNKESWVTHKVLRGHLEDIYDLSWSSDGKYMISGSVDNSAILWDLVKDQKLAMFNEHKSFVQGVTFDPKNEFVATLCTDRSCRIYSISNKNCVQSVSKMTLPQPPKEEDTEIKSDAKPEKPKSFRMFHDDTMRSFFRRLTFSPDGEILITPAGCMELGDKVINSTYIFSRHNFTKPAVYLPSPKKATICARCSPLLYQLRKIHRNGTTDHTNNNLKEWEKYTTLFCLPYRIVFAVGTEDSIILYDTQQTTPFGYISNIHYHQLSDLAWSSDGRFLFVSSTDGYCTMVVFDEGEIGEVYVPEEASDPSALDSTSVNTKEEKQSQPSPAPSSNSSRSEDPITMETDSCSSDLKLILETSNDDLPKDCQDDSDVVTPVDKVSPSAPSLPADGDKPKTSISGLNIRSSSGRRIQLTTLSLNKPK